In the genome of Raphanus sativus cultivar WK10039 chromosome 4, ASM80110v3, whole genome shotgun sequence, one region contains:
- the LOC108836354 gene encoding protein trichome birefringence-like 34 gives MAKRQLLILGIRASFHTLAAVLVAGVIFTALFLSRNGMPKENPQSEGVSNVKEGEGSDRECNLFEGKWVFDNESNPIYKEEECKFMSDQLACGKFGRKDSSYKFWRWQPHKCDLPRFNGTKLLERLRNKRMVYVGDSLNRGQWVSMVCMASSVITNPKMMYFHSNGSNLITFKSLEYNATIDFYWAPLMVESNSDDPTNHRLPERIVRIQSIEKHARHWTESDIIVLNSYLWWLRPHMKTLWGSFEKLDGIYKEVEMVRVYEMALQTMSQWLEVHVNSNLTKLFFMSMSPTHERAEEWGGKNKQNCYGETSLIDKEGYHGKGSDPKMMIVVENVLDELKRRGLNMHMINITQLSEYRKDGHPSIYRKQWEPLKKSQVLDPSSYSDCIHWCLPGVPDVWNQLLYAYIIDDHKSN, from the exons ATGGCAAAGCGACAATTATTGATACTGGGAATCAGGGCGAGCTTTCACACTCTCGCTGCCGTGCTTGTGGCCGGAGTAATTTTCACTGCCTTGTTTTTGTCCCGAAACGGTATGCCAAAAGAAAATCCTCAAAGCGAAGGTGTTTCGAACGTGAAAGAAGGTGAGGGCAGTGACAGAGAGTGTAATCTTTTCGAAGGGAAATGGGTATTTGATAACGAGTCAAACCCTATTTATAAAGAAGAAGAGTGCAAGTTCATGTCTGATCAGCTGGCTTGTGGAAAGTTTGGAAGAAAAGATTCGAGTTACAAATTCTGGAGGTGGCAACCTCATAAGTGTGATCTCCCCAG GTTTAATGGGACGAAGTTGTTGGAGAGGCTGAGAAATAAGAGGATGGTGTACGTAGGAGACTCCTTGAATAGAGGCCAATGGGTATCAATGGTGTGTATGGCTAGTTCTGTCATTACGAACCCAAAGATGATGTATTTTCACAGCAACGGCTCTAATCTCATCACTTTCAAATccctt GAATACAACGCAACAATAGATTTTTATTGGGCTCCCTTGATGGTGGAATCCAACTCAGACGATCCAACAAACCACAGGTTACCCGAACGGATAGTTCGGATCCAATCGATAGAGAAACATGCGAGGCATTGGACTGAATCAGATATCATTGTCTTGAACTCTTATTTATGGTGGTTAAGGCCTCATATGAAGACACT gtgGGGGTCGTTTGAGAAGTTAGATGGAATATACAAAGAAGTGGAGATGGTGAGAGTTTATGAAATGGCTTTGCAAACAATGTCTCAGTGGTTGGAAGTTCACGTTAACTCCAATCTTACCAAACTTTTCTTCATGTCCATGTCTCCCACCCATGAAAG GGCAGAAGAATGGGGaggaaaaaacaaacaaaactgtTACGGAGAAACTAGTCTGATAGATAAAGAAGGATATCATGGAAAAGGGTCGGATCCGAAGATGATGATAGTCGTAGAAAATGTACTTGACGAGCTAAAAAGGCGAGGACTGAATATGCATATGATAAACATAACGCAATTATCGGAGTATAGAAAAGATGGACACCCTTCGATATACAGAAAACAATGGGAGCCATTGAAGAAAAGTCAAGTCTTGGATCCAAGTAGTTACTCAGATTGTATACATTGGTGTTTGCCTGGAGTTCCTGATGTATGGAATCAGCTCCTTTATGCTTATATTATTGACGACCACAAGTCTAACTGA